One stretch of Lysobacter sp. TY2-98 DNA includes these proteins:
- a CDS encoding NAD(P)-dependent alcohol dehydrogenase: MSVKAFGAHAADQPLVALDIQRRTPGPRDVQIEIAYCGVCHSDLHTVKSEWAGTRYPCVPGHEIVGTVTAVGSDVNGFAVGDTVGVGCMVDSCRHCAACAEGLEQYCENGFVGTYNGRTNDPPGHTLGGYSQRIIVDQHFVLRINHPKEQLAAVAPLLCAGITTYSPLRHWNVGPGKKVGIVGIGGLGHMGIKIAHAMGAHVVAFTTSESKRKDAHALGADDVVVSRDAGAMAAHAGSFDFILDTVAASHNLDAFTSLLKRDGTLCLVGVPEDPHPSPNIGVLIFGRRSLAGSLIGGIPETQEMLDFCAKHGIVADIEMIRAQEINEAYDRMLRSDVKYRFVIDIASLAA; the protein is encoded by the coding sequence GACATCCAGCGCCGCACGCCCGGGCCGCGTGATGTGCAGATCGAGATCGCCTACTGCGGCGTCTGCCATTCCGACCTGCACACGGTGAAGTCCGAATGGGCGGGCACGCGGTATCCGTGCGTGCCGGGGCACGAGATCGTCGGCACGGTCACGGCCGTGGGCAGCGACGTCAACGGCTTCGCGGTCGGCGACACCGTCGGCGTCGGCTGCATGGTCGACAGCTGCCGCCACTGCGCGGCGTGCGCGGAAGGCCTGGAGCAGTACTGCGAGAACGGCTTCGTCGGCACCTACAACGGACGCACCAACGATCCGCCGGGCCACACGCTGGGCGGCTATTCGCAGCGCATCATCGTCGACCAGCATTTCGTCCTGCGCATCAACCACCCGAAGGAGCAGCTCGCCGCCGTGGCGCCACTGCTGTGTGCGGGCATCACCACCTACTCGCCGCTCCGCCACTGGAACGTGGGCCCGGGCAAGAAGGTCGGCATCGTCGGCATCGGCGGGCTCGGGCACATGGGCATCAAGATCGCGCATGCGATGGGCGCGCACGTCGTCGCGTTCACCACGTCGGAAAGCAAGCGCAAGGACGCCCATGCGCTCGGTGCGGACGACGTCGTCGTCTCGCGCGATGCCGGCGCGATGGCCGCGCACGCCGGCAGCTTCGACTTCATCCTCGACACCGTGGCCGCCAGCCACAACCTCGATGCGTTCACCAGCCTGCTCAAGCGCGACGGCACGTTGTGTCTGGTCGGCGTGCCGGAAGATCCGCATCCCAGCCCGAACATCGGTGTGCTGATCTTCGGCCGACGCTCGCTCGCGGGCTCGCTCATCGGCGGCATTCCGGAGACGCAGGAGATGCTCGACTTCTGCGCGAAGCACGGCATCGTCGCGGACATCGAAATGATCCGCGCGCAGGAAATCAACGAGGCTTACGACCGCATGCTGCGCAGCGACGTGAAGTACCGCTTCGTCATCGACATCGCGTCGCTGGCGGCCTGA
- a CDS encoding type 1 glutamine amidotransferase domain-containing protein: protein MSRIAILATDGFEQSELMEPRARLKAAGHDVDVISPKAGEIRGWRHTDWGESVPVDVELSKASPDDYDALVLPGGQMNPDVLRQDAAALDFVRAFDRAGKPLAAICHAPWLLVETGIAKDRDVTSWPSVRTDLVNAGAHWKDAEVVVDGQLITSRKPDDIPAFVKAIEARLH, encoded by the coding sequence ATGTCCCGCATCGCCATTCTCGCCACCGATGGTTTCGAGCAGTCCGAGCTGATGGAGCCGCGTGCGCGGTTGAAGGCGGCCGGACACGACGTCGACGTGATTTCGCCGAAGGCCGGCGAGATCCGCGGGTGGCGCCACACGGACTGGGGCGAATCCGTGCCGGTCGACGTCGAACTGTCGAAGGCGTCGCCGGACGACTACGACGCGCTGGTGCTGCCCGGCGGGCAGATGAATCCCGACGTCCTGCGCCAGGACGCCGCCGCGCTCGACTTCGTGCGCGCGTTCGACCGCGCCGGCAAGCCGCTCGCGGCGATCTGCCATGCGCCGTGGCTGCTGGTCGAAACCGGCATCGCGAAGGATCGCGACGTGACCTCGTGGCCGTCCGTACGCACCGACCTCGTGAACGCGGGCGCGCACTGGAAGGACGCCGAGGTCGTGGTCGACGGCCAGCTCATCACCAGCCGCAAGCCTGACGACATCCCGGCGTTCGTAAAGGCGATCGAAGCGCGGCTGCACTAG
- a CDS encoding MASE4 domain-containing protein — protein sequence MQTPRSIHDEPGAFPLLGTLRATRNDIRRASLLVGVLVVAFFATAPFAERQWPVVPAFIPVYDVAIAFLSLFTAVLLHAHYRGERSAAYLWLSCGYGFSAMAALVHGLSVADAFSPGRLFGGPQTSAWLWMSWHGLFPLFVLGFFWAVTRRGIRSAWPAVTATRAYVAVAALVVALVVTSTYAEDSLPELVNGMHFGTMRLRVLIVAWFLHVVAIACMIRRARERRLIDLWITVALVADAIDLALGGLLVTGRYQLGFYVGRMYGLVTAMSVLALLLLQMFELQRRFVQARLDLRMHERRYTDLFGSMSEAFYVVEAVRDGDQVTDLRVVDRNPAAAAVVPAEAIGQSLRDVDPEFDPRWLDVVSRVLATGEPEDFEWTHDDRIFAYRVFRAEHLHDQVGILFDDVTDARLAEAALADSEARQRILVQGVPQLLWRTDDQGRSTWVSPQWYTYTGQSVDTVVGTGAMEAVHPDDRERTRTLWTAAQQTGRLDVEHRLRASDGSYRWHRSRSEPHYDAEGRIESWLGSSTDIHDLKSLQDRQSVLVAELQHRTRNILAVVRALADRTVRDSRDMDEFKPIFRDRVDALARAQSLLSRLDSADRVTFEELLQTEVCAISGVRAAQDDGRIVLEGTRGVRLRSSTVQTLALALHELTVNALKYGALSAANGHLEVRWFVEHDADRTPQLHVVWKESGLRVDPAAPVQGGGYGRELIERALPYQLGAKTSYAIEPDGVRCEIVMPVSVQTATGEAMAPARAAAAR from the coding sequence TTGCAGACTCCCCGCTCCATCCACGACGAACCCGGCGCGTTTCCGCTGCTCGGCACCCTGCGCGCCACGCGCAACGATATCCGGCGCGCGAGCCTGCTCGTCGGCGTCCTGGTCGTCGCCTTCTTCGCGACCGCGCCGTTCGCCGAGCGCCAGTGGCCGGTCGTTCCCGCGTTCATTCCCGTGTACGACGTCGCCATCGCGTTCCTGTCGCTGTTCACGGCGGTGCTGCTGCACGCGCACTATCGCGGCGAGCGGTCCGCCGCGTACCTCTGGCTGAGCTGCGGTTACGGGTTCTCGGCAATGGCGGCGCTCGTGCACGGGCTGAGCGTGGCCGACGCGTTCTCCCCCGGACGACTGTTCGGCGGACCACAGACCAGCGCCTGGCTCTGGATGAGCTGGCACGGCCTGTTCCCCCTGTTCGTGCTCGGCTTCTTCTGGGCGGTCACGCGACGGGGAATCCGATCGGCATGGCCCGCGGTGACCGCGACGCGCGCGTACGTCGCAGTGGCCGCGCTTGTGGTGGCGCTGGTCGTGACGTCGACGTACGCCGAGGACTCGCTGCCCGAACTCGTGAACGGCATGCACTTCGGGACCATGCGGCTACGAGTCTTGATCGTGGCGTGGTTCCTGCACGTGGTCGCGATCGCCTGCATGATCCGGCGTGCACGGGAACGGCGACTGATCGACCTCTGGATCACCGTCGCGCTCGTCGCCGATGCGATCGACCTCGCGCTGGGTGGCCTGCTCGTTACCGGGCGCTATCAGCTCGGCTTCTACGTCGGCCGCATGTACGGCCTGGTCACCGCGATGTCGGTGCTCGCCCTCCTGTTGCTGCAGATGTTCGAGCTGCAGCGTCGTTTCGTGCAGGCCCGCCTCGACCTGCGCATGCACGAGCGTCGCTATACCGACCTGTTCGGCAGCATGTCCGAGGCGTTCTACGTCGTGGAAGCGGTGCGCGACGGCGACCAAGTGACGGACCTGCGCGTGGTCGATCGCAATCCCGCCGCCGCGGCCGTCGTTCCCGCGGAGGCGATCGGCCAAAGCCTGCGCGACGTCGATCCCGAGTTCGACCCGCGCTGGCTCGACGTGGTGTCACGCGTGCTCGCGACCGGCGAGCCCGAAGACTTCGAGTGGACGCACGACGACCGCATCTTTGCGTATCGCGTGTTCCGCGCCGAGCACCTGCACGACCAGGTCGGCATCCTGTTCGACGACGTCACCGATGCGCGCCTGGCGGAAGCCGCGCTCGCCGACAGCGAGGCGCGCCAGCGCATCCTCGTGCAGGGCGTGCCGCAGCTGCTGTGGCGCACCGACGACCAGGGCCGCAGCACCTGGGTGAGCCCGCAGTGGTACACGTACACGGGCCAGAGCGTCGACACCGTCGTGGGTACGGGCGCGATGGAGGCGGTGCATCCCGATGACCGCGAGCGCACGCGCACGCTGTGGACGGCCGCGCAGCAGACCGGTCGCCTCGACGTCGAACATCGCCTGCGCGCGAGCGACGGCAGTTATCGCTGGCACCGCAGCCGGTCCGAACCGCATTACGACGCGGAGGGCCGCATCGAATCGTGGCTCGGCTCCAGTACCGACATCCATGATCTCAAGTCTTTGCAGGATCGCCAGTCGGTGCTCGTCGCCGAACTCCAGCACCGCACACGCAACATCCTTGCGGTGGTGCGTGCATTGGCCGACCGCACCGTACGCGACAGCCGTGACATGGACGAGTTCAAGCCGATCTTCCGCGACCGGGTCGACGCACTGGCGCGCGCACAATCGCTGCTGTCGCGGCTGGACAGCGCCGATCGCGTCACCTTCGAGGAGCTGCTGCAGACCGAGGTGTGTGCAATCTCGGGCGTGCGCGCCGCGCAGGACGACGGCCGCATCGTGCTCGAGGGCACGCGCGGCGTGCGGCTGCGCTCGAGTACGGTGCAAACGCTCGCGCTGGCACTGCACGAACTCACGGTCAACGCGCTGAAGTACGGCGCGCTATCCGCTGCGAACGGACACCTCGAGGTGCGCTGGTTCGTGGAACATGACGCCGACCGCACGCCGCAGCTGCACGTGGTGTGGAAAGAGAGCGGGCTGCGCGTCGACCCCGCCGCGCCCGTTCAGGGCGGCGGCTACGGGCGCGAACTCATCGAGCGCGCGCTTCCGTACCAGCTCGGTGCGAAAACTTCCTACGCGATCGAGCCCGACGGCGTGCGCTGCGAAATCGTCATGCCGGTGTCGGTGCAGACCGCAACGGGCGAGGCGATGGCGCCCGCCCGCGCGGCGGCGGCCCGCTGA
- a CDS encoding OmpA family protein, translated as MTTAKHSKQKTMWVAALVGLLATASVYAADGDKTTVKGMITAVNGNVITVRDMDKVDHTITLTPETTYKQKKGLTGVVYEKVKATRLMPGLPITADLVAAGGNQNATGISFTSEDLKTAQQVRAGTGKSMEAMNNRMNDFGTYEALATIDVLFDSGSTKLSPKAQSDLLAFAAKAKDTKGYQVVMQGFTDSTGNAAQNQRLSTARGHAVANFLQQKGGLMPGRVRAPDGMGIATDAGAGSNAGARKVVVKLVVDKGVQGGDK; from the coding sequence ATGACAACCGCAAAGCACTCGAAGCAGAAGACGATGTGGGTCGCCGCCCTCGTGGGCCTGCTGGCCACAGCGTCGGTGTATGCCGCCGACGGCGACAAGACGACCGTCAAGGGCATGATCACCGCCGTCAACGGCAACGTGATCACCGTTCGCGACATGGACAAGGTCGATCACACCATCACCCTCACGCCTGAAACGACCTACAAGCAGAAGAAGGGCCTGACCGGCGTCGTCTACGAAAAGGTGAAGGCGACGCGCCTGATGCCGGGCCTGCCGATCACGGCCGACCTGGTGGCTGCCGGCGGAAACCAGAACGCCACCGGCATCTCGTTCACGTCGGAAGACCTCAAGACGGCACAGCAGGTGCGCGCGGGCACCGGCAAGAGCATGGAAGCGATGAACAACCGGATGAACGACTTCGGCACGTACGAAGCGCTCGCCACCATCGACGTCCTGTTCGATTCGGGCAGCACCAAGCTGTCGCCGAAGGCGCAGTCCGACCTGCTGGCGTTCGCCGCGAAGGCGAAGGACACAAAGGGCTACCAGGTCGTGATGCAGGGCTTCACCGATTCGACCGGCAATGCGGCGCAGAACCAGCGCCTGAGCACCGCGCGCGGCCATGCGGTCGCGAACTTCCTGCAGCAGAAGGGCGGGCTGATGCCCGGCCGCGTACGCGCGCCGGACGGCATGGGCATCGCGACGGACGCGGGTGCGGGCAGCAACGCGGGTGCGCGCAAGGTCGTCGTCAAGCTCGTCGTCGACAAGGGCGTGCAGGGCGGCGACAAGTAA
- a CDS encoding M14 family metallocarboxypeptidase, whose amino-acid sequence MSTTPYPIGTPGQPWGEAELAAWRARQSRQRSYADDVVGVIDGLRARFDVETYGELDYAGEVFPLLAIRSRGWRDDLPVALVTGGVHGYETSGVHGALLFLERHGEDYAGRFNVLVAPCVSPWGYERIHRWNLDAVDPNRSFRDGGQTGESAALMRLVAPLRDRVLVHVDLHETTDSDESEFRPALAARDGKPFEPDGVPDGFYVVGDTANPQPDFQNAIIEAVAKVTHIAPADADGLIIGSPVVGHGVINYPLKQLGLCAGITDAPYVTTTEVYPDSPRATPAQCNEAQVAAVRAALDYALAHR is encoded by the coding sequence ATGAGCACCACGCCGTATCCCATCGGTACGCCCGGCCAGCCCTGGGGTGAGGCGGAACTCGCGGCATGGCGCGCACGTCAGAGCCGCCAGCGCAGCTATGCGGACGACGTGGTGGGGGTGATCGATGGCCTGCGCGCGCGCTTCGATGTCGAGACCTACGGGGAGCTCGACTACGCGGGCGAAGTGTTCCCGTTGCTCGCGATCCGCAGCCGCGGATGGCGCGACGATCTGCCGGTCGCGCTCGTCACCGGTGGCGTGCACGGCTACGAGACGAGTGGCGTGCACGGCGCGCTGTTGTTCCTGGAACGGCATGGCGAGGACTACGCGGGACGCTTCAACGTGCTGGTCGCGCCCTGCGTCAGCCCGTGGGGCTATGAGCGCATCCACCGCTGGAATCTGGATGCGGTCGACCCGAACCGTTCGTTTCGCGACGGCGGACAGACCGGCGAATCCGCGGCGCTGATGCGCCTGGTCGCGCCGCTGCGCGATCGCGTGCTGGTGCATGTCGACCTGCACGAGACCACCGACAGTGACGAAAGCGAATTCCGCCCGGCGCTGGCCGCGCGCGACGGCAAGCCGTTCGAGCCCGACGGCGTGCCGGACGGCTTCTACGTCGTCGGCGACACGGCCAACCCGCAACCGGATTTCCAGAACGCGATCATCGAGGCCGTCGCGAAGGTGACGCACATCGCGCCCGCCGATGCGGACGGCCTGATCATCGGCTCGCCGGTCGTGGGTCATGGCGTCATCAACTATCCGTTGAAGCAGCTCGGGCTGTGTGCGGGCATCACCGATGCGCCGTACGTCACCACCACCGAGGTCTATCCCGACAGTCCGCGTGCGACGCCCGCACAGTGCAACGAGGCGCAGGTCGCCGCGGTGCGCGCCGCGCTGGATTACGCACTCGCGCATCGCTGA
- a CDS encoding transporter, which produces METLRALRSIGCVAMFALAAFFAHTARAQDIEPRAYSNAPVGVNFVIVGNVLARGGMSFDPSVPLDDAHIETNSIVLAYARALDLWGRSGKFDAIVPYSRIDGTALFAGQPVSRDIHGFARPAFRVSMNLYGAPALQAREFRGWKQDLIVGMSLQVAPPLGQYDATRLVNVSSHRWSVKPEIGVSKAVGRWTIEVQAAATLYGDNGHFFGNTTRSQDPIYALQGHLIYGFVSGKWVSFDATWFTGGRTRIDGALNNDLQRNTRVGIVFALPVNPRNSVKLTASSGVVTRTGSDFDAVGIAWQYRWGGGL; this is translated from the coding sequence ATGGAAACACTGCGTGCCCTGCGATCGATCGGCTGCGTCGCGATGTTCGCACTCGCCGCGTTTTTCGCGCACACCGCCCGGGCGCAGGACATCGAACCGCGCGCGTATTCCAACGCGCCGGTCGGCGTGAACTTCGTCATCGTCGGCAACGTGCTGGCGCGCGGCGGCATGTCGTTCGACCCGTCCGTTCCGCTGGACGATGCGCACATCGAAACCAACAGCATCGTGCTGGCGTACGCGCGCGCGCTCGACCTATGGGGCCGCTCCGGAAAGTTCGATGCGATCGTCCCCTATTCGCGCATCGACGGCACCGCCTTGTTCGCGGGCCAGCCGGTGTCGCGCGACATCCACGGCTTCGCGCGTCCGGCATTTCGCGTGTCGATGAACCTGTACGGCGCGCCGGCGCTGCAGGCGCGCGAGTTCCGCGGCTGGAAGCAGGACCTGATCGTCGGGATGAGCCTGCAGGTCGCGCCTCCACTCGGACAGTACGACGCGACGCGGCTGGTGAACGTCAGCAGTCACAGGTGGTCGGTGAAGCCCGAGATCGGCGTATCGAAGGCGGTCGGCCGATGGACGATCGAGGTGCAGGCGGCCGCGACGCTCTACGGCGACAACGGCCACTTCTTCGGCAACACCACACGCTCGCAAGATCCGATCTACGCACTGCAAGGCCACCTGATCTACGGCTTCGTTTCCGGAAAATGGGTGTCGTTCGACGCCACCTGGTTCACCGGCGGCCGCACCCGGATCGACGGCGCGCTCAACAACGACCTGCAGCGCAATACGCGCGTCGGCATCGTGTTCGCGCTGCCGGTGAATCCGCGCAATTCGGTGAAGCTAACGGCGAGCAGCGGCGTGGTCACGCGCACCGGCAGCGATTTCGATGCGGTGGGAATCGCCTGGCAGTACCGCTGGGGCGGCGGTCTGTGA
- a CDS encoding DUF2185 domain-containing protein, which produces MLLPEGRLLPHVTDLGGCIASHRVTLDRAPIRWMYRSHPVWPGDSGWRFFAGDEDDDAMVDPDRFGIYAIDAIAALDPTIVPWLFQPIGATLERNDVAEGFVEAVAWRSAHPRR; this is translated from the coding sequence GTGCTTCTGCCGGAAGGGCGACTTCTTCCGCATGTCACCGACCTCGGCGGCTGCATCGCCAGCCACCGGGTGACGCTCGACCGCGCACCGATCCGCTGGATGTACCGCTCCCACCCCGTCTGGCCCGGCGATTCCGGCTGGCGGTTCTTCGCCGGCGACGAGGACGACGACGCGATGGTCGACCCCGATCGCTTCGGCATCTACGCGATCGACGCCATCGCCGCGCTCGATCCGACCATCGTGCCGTGGCTGTTCCAGCCGATCGGCGCCACGCTCGAACGCAACGACGTCGCCGAAGGATTTGTCGAAGCCGTGGCCTGGCGATCGGCGCACCCGCGCCGGTAA
- a CDS encoding MnmC family methyltransferase, which yields MPHYTGPLLTRPDADALLRARVSGATEWTGSLDLGRSTGTAVLGANEWRWRDIAYPYPDRVKDRTIYHWDGDEFAPVSRYADSLIKLVPTDWGVPTFEIDGIKMLPTSKASPLDDARRKVTLVEPRGKVVLDTCGGLGYFAACCLDAGVARIRSFEKNEDVLWLRTLNPWSPDPDSPEAGGRLELTHGDVSKAIVDIADASVDALLHDPPRFGIAGELYSQAFYDQLARVVRRGGRLFHYTGTPNALTSGRDVPKEVAKRLQTAGFRAEPALDGVLAVRR from the coding sequence GTGCCCCACTACACCGGCCCGCTTCTCACTCGCCCCGATGCCGATGCGCTGCTGCGCGCACGCGTTTCGGGCGCCACGGAATGGACGGGCTCGCTGGATCTCGGCCGCTCGACCGGCACTGCGGTGCTCGGTGCGAACGAATGGCGATGGCGTGACATCGCCTATCCGTATCCGGACCGCGTGAAGGACCGCACGATCTACCACTGGGACGGCGACGAATTCGCGCCCGTATCGCGCTACGCGGACTCGCTGATCAAGCTGGTTCCCACCGACTGGGGCGTGCCGACGTTCGAGATCGACGGCATCAAGATGCTGCCGACGTCGAAGGCCTCGCCGCTCGACGACGCGCGCCGCAAGGTTACGCTGGTCGAACCGCGCGGCAAGGTCGTGCTCGATACGTGTGGCGGACTGGGCTACTTCGCCGCGTGCTGTCTGGACGCCGGCGTCGCGCGGATCCGCTCGTTCGAGAAGAACGAGGATGTGCTGTGGCTGCGCACGCTCAATCCTTGGTCGCCCGATCCGGACTCGCCCGAAGCGGGCGGCCGACTCGAACTCACGCACGGCGACGTGTCGAAGGCGATCGTCGACATTGCCGATGCATCCGTCGACGCCCTGCTGCACGACCCGCCGCGCTTCGGCATCGCCGGCGAACTGTATTCCCAGGCGTTCTATGACCAGCTCGCCCGCGTCGTCCGTCGCGGCGGCCGCCTGTTCCACTACACCGGCACGCCCAACGCGCTGACCAGCGGCCGCGACGTGCCGAAGGAAGTCGCCAAACGCCTGCAGACGGCCGGTTTCCGTGCCGAGCCGGCACTCGACGGCGTGCTGGCGGTCCGCCGCTGA
- a CDS encoding sigma-70 family RNA polymerase sigma factor, with translation MTRADAGEEFAALLHAHRNIVFKVAAAHAWQADDRADLAQEIAAQLWSAWPQYDPSRPFTTWMYRVALNTAMSHARRRHLERRHFEPLDDSDVRAPCDDDDALLLAQVMAGLDAPSRALLLLHLEARSSEEIAEILGLSVTAVTTRLNRLRQRLRDRYATP, from the coding sequence GTGACGCGGGCCGACGCCGGCGAGGAATTCGCCGCGTTGCTGCACGCGCACCGGAACATCGTGTTCAAGGTCGCCGCCGCGCATGCCTGGCAAGCGGACGACCGCGCGGATCTCGCGCAGGAGATCGCCGCGCAACTGTGGAGCGCATGGCCGCAGTACGACCCATCGCGACCCTTCACCACGTGGATGTACCGCGTCGCGCTCAACACGGCGATGAGCCATGCGCGTCGCCGCCACCTTGAACGTCGTCACTTCGAACCGCTCGACGACAGCGACGTCCGCGCACCGTGCGACGACGATGACGCGTTGCTGCTCGCACAAGTCATGGCCGGGCTCGATGCGCCATCGCGCGCACTGCTTCTGCTGCATCTCGAAGCGCGCAGCAGCGAGGAGATCGCCGAGATCCTCGGCCTCAGCGTCACCGCCGTCACCACCCGACTCAACCGCCTGCGGCAGCGCCTGCGCGACCGCTACGCCACGCCCTGA
- a CDS encoding VOC family protein, translating to MSTVPPITPHLWFDTQAREAASFYCSVFPNSRIDHVTTLHDTPSGDCDLVSFTLAGQPFMAISAGPLFTFNPSVSFIVNFDPSQDPQAREHLDAAWSKLIDGGKALMPLDAYPFSPHYGWVEDRYGLSWQLILSNPQGEARPAIVPALLFTGDVVGRAKEASAFYRSVFEGSRDGRRVPYPAGMAPDREGTTMYSDFRVGPTWFAAMDSAHPHGFQFNEAVSFLVQCRDQAELDRHWLALSAVPQAEQCGWCKDRFGLSWQISSTRMQDLMTSGDQGVIDRVVRAFMPMKKIDIATLEAAAKG from the coding sequence ATGTCGACCGTCCCGCCCATCACGCCGCACCTGTGGTTCGACACGCAGGCCCGCGAAGCCGCGTCGTTCTACTGCTCCGTCTTTCCCAACTCGCGCATCGACCACGTCACGACGCTGCACGACACGCCGTCGGGCGACTGCGACCTCGTCTCGTTCACGCTGGCCGGCCAGCCGTTCATGGCGATCAGCGCGGGCCCGCTGTTCACGTTCAATCCGAGCGTGTCGTTCATCGTCAATTTCGATCCGTCGCAGGATCCGCAGGCGCGTGAGCATCTCGATGCGGCGTGGTCGAAGCTCATCGACGGCGGCAAGGCGCTGATGCCGCTCGACGCCTATCCCTTCAGTCCGCACTACGGCTGGGTGGAGGACCGCTACGGCCTGTCGTGGCAGCTGATCCTGTCGAACCCTCAAGGCGAAGCGCGACCGGCCATCGTGCCCGCGCTCCTGTTCACCGGCGACGTCGTCGGGCGCGCGAAGGAGGCCAGCGCGTTCTATCGCAGCGTGTTCGAAGGCTCGCGCGATGGTCGACGCGTGCCGTATCCGGCCGGCATGGCGCCCGATCGCGAGGGCACGACCATGTATTCGGACTTCCGCGTCGGCCCCACCTGGTTCGCGGCGATGGACAGCGCGCATCCACACGGCTTCCAGTTCAACGAGGCCGTCTCGTTCCTCGTTCAATGTCGCGACCAGGCCGAACTCGATCGTCACTGGCTCGCCCTGTCGGCCGTGCCACAGGCCGAGCAGTGCGGCTGGTGCAAGGACCGCTTCGGCCTGTCGTGGCAGATCAGCTCGACGCGGATGCAGGACCTGATGACATCCGGTGACCAGGGCGTCATCGACCGCGTCGTCCGCGCCTTCATGCCGATGAAGAAGATCGACATCGCGACGCTGGAGGCGGCGGCGAAAGGATGA
- a CDS encoding NAD(P)/FAD-dependent oxidoreductase yields MSRSTDFDFDADVVIVGASFAGAACALAAAQRGLRVVVLERKRDPGEKLHTTGIIVKEAAEQTLLNRVPAPMTRRIEQVRLYAPNLSQIALAAPGYYFLTTDTPSVMRWLADEMRVHGADLRLGCAFTDARAIDGGWEVEGVGRARYLVGADGARSRVARRCGLGEVRQFLYGVEYEFPGAKLAQPNALHCFISKRYAPGYIGWIAQSPMGIQTGLALRHDAANARVPDIEGFLLRVGAAGGLPRHLKPGATRAGLIPCSGPVMDMARDRAILIGDAAGIVSPVTAGGIHSAWEHGWAVGRAIAAHLRDGGPEAESIAVEAAPRFRTKRALRWAYDRLQFDWPFDLLLHSPPLRWAAEQVYFHKRRG; encoded by the coding sequence ATGTCCCGATCCACCGACTTCGATTTCGATGCCGACGTCGTCATCGTCGGCGCGAGCTTCGCCGGCGCCGCCTGCGCGCTCGCGGCCGCGCAGCGCGGACTGCGCGTGGTCGTACTCGAACGCAAGCGCGACCCCGGCGAGAAGCTGCACACCACCGGCATCATCGTGAAGGAAGCCGCCGAGCAGACGCTGCTCAACCGCGTGCCGGCACCGATGACGCGACGCATCGAACAGGTGCGCCTGTACGCACCGAATCTCAGTCAGATCGCACTCGCCGCGCCCGGCTACTACTTCCTCACCACGGACACGCCGTCGGTGATGCGCTGGCTGGCCGACGAAATGCGCGTGCACGGCGCTGACTTGCGACTCGGTTGCGCCTTCACCGATGCCCGCGCGATCGATGGGGGTTGGGAGGTCGAAGGCGTCGGTCGCGCGCGCTATCTCGTCGGCGCCGATGGCGCGCGTTCGCGCGTCGCTCGCCGCTGCGGGCTCGGCGAAGTGCGGCAATTCCTGTACGGCGTCGAATACGAATTTCCCGGGGCGAAGCTGGCGCAGCCGAACGCGCTTCACTGCTTCATCAGCAAGCGTTACGCGCCGGGCTACATCGGCTGGATCGCGCAGAGCCCGATGGGCATCCAGACGGGGCTGGCGCTGCGCCACGATGCCGCCAATGCGCGCGTACCCGACATCGAAGGTTTCCTGCTGCGCGTCGGCGCTGCGGGCGGTCTGCCGCGACACCTCAAGCCGGGCGCGACCCGCGCCGGACTGATTCCGTGCAGCGGTCCGGTCATGGACATGGCGCGCGATCGCGCCATCCTGATCGGCGATGCGGCGGGCATCGTCTCGCCGGTCACCGCGGGCGGCATCCATTCCGCGTGGGAACACGGCTGGGCCGTGGGCCGCGCGATCGCCGCGCACCTGCGGGATGGCGGACCCGAAGCGGAGTCCATCGCCGTCGAGGCCGCACCGCGCTTTCGCACCAAGCGCGCCCTGCGCTGGGCCTACGATCGCCTGCAGTTCGACTGGCCGTTCGATCTGCTGCTGCACTCGCCGCCGCTGCGCTGGGCAGCCGAGCAGGTCTATTTCCACAAGCGTCGCGGCTGA